One region of Triticum aestivum cultivar Chinese Spring chromosome 6B, IWGSC CS RefSeq v2.1, whole genome shotgun sequence genomic DNA includes:
- the LOC123133360 gene encoding protein NRT1/ PTR FAMILY 5.2-like gives MAEAESLAVESGTGRQEYVQDGSVDLRGNPVLRSKRGGWTACSFIVVYELFERMAYYGIASNLFVYLTEKMHQGTVEASNNVTNWSGVVFITPLIGAHLADAYLGRYWTFVIGSAIYFMGMLLLTLAVTVGALKPPPCVDKLCPSPSALQVGVYFGGLYIVALGNGGTKPNISTMGADQFDNFDAREKIHKLSFFNWWMFTIFTGILFSSTVLVYLQDNVSWSVGYGIPTLGLVVSIVIFLVGTPMYRHKVPQGSAITRIGKVLAAALCKRRLPLPADSDELHELEHEAYTRKRKFRMESTNDMWFLNKASVKDVGGASSTSKWSLCTVTEVEETKQILKLVPFVVTMFIPCTLIAQTNTLFVKQGTTMNRHMGPHFEIPPASLGAFVTLSMLITSVVYDRLFVKAARRYTNNPRGITLLTRMGIGQVIQVVTMATAALTENRRLSYARSLGLDVTGGQLPLTIFVLLPQYVLMGLADGFVLAGEIEFFYDQAPESMKSLGTALSLTAYGVGNVLSSFFLSLVARVTRERTGKAWVSNNLNASHLDYYYTFLTLLAVANCVAFAALASRYKYKVESTQTISIDMDMQLKR, from the exons ATGGCGGAGGCGGAGAGCCTGGCCGTGGAGAGCGGCACCGGGCGGCAGGAGTACGTGCAGGACGGGTCGGTGGATCTCCGGGGCAACCCCGTGCTCCGGTCCAAGAGGGGCGGCTGGACCGCCTGCTCCTTCATCGTAG TGTACGAGCTGTTCGAGCGGATGGCGTACTACGGGATCGCGTCCAACCTCTTCGTCTACCTCACGGAGAAGATGCACCAGGGCACGGTGGAGGCGTCCAACAACGTCACCAACTGGTCCGGCGTCGTCTTCATCACGCCCCTGATCGGCGCCCACCTCGCCGACGCCTACCTCGGACGCTACTGGACCTTCGTCATCGGCTCCGCCATCTATTTCATG GGGATGCTGTTGCTGACGCTGGCCGTGACGGTGGGAGCGCTCAAGCCTCCGCCATGCGTCGACAAACTCTGTCCGTCACCGTCAGCCCTGCAGGTGGGCGTCTACTTCGGCGGTTTGTACATCGTCGCCTTGGGCAATGGCGGGACAAAGCCCAACATCTCGACCATGGGTGCAGACCAGTTCGACAACTTTGACGCCCGGGAGAAGATCCACAAGCTCTCCTTCTTCAATTGGTGGATGTTCACCATCTTCACGGGCATCCTCTTCTCCTCAACGGTCCTCGTCTACCTCCAGGACAACGTCAGCTGGTCCGTCGGCTATGGCATCCCCACTCTTGGCCTCGTCGTCTCCATCGTCATCTTCCTCGTTGGCACACCTATGTACCGCCACAAGGTGCCTCAGGGCAGCGCGATCACGCGCATTGGCAAAGTGCTCGCCGCCGCGCTCTGCAAACGGCGCCTGCCCTTGCCAGCGGACTCTGATGAGCTGCATGAGCTGGAGCACGAGGCATACACAAGGAAGCGCAAGTTCCGGATGGAATCCACGAACGACATGTGGTTCCTCAACAAGGCATCTGTGAAGGACGTCGGTGGCGCATCCTCGACCTCAAAATGGAGTCTCTGCACGGTGACGGAGGTGGAGGAGACGAAGCAGATCTTGAAGCTGGTCCCTTTTGTCGTGACCATGTTCATACCGTGCACGCTCATCGCCCAGACCAACACCCTGTTCGTGAAGCAGGGCACGACCATGAATCGGCACATGGGGCCACACTTCGAGATCCCGCCGGCCAGCCTCGGCGCGTTCGTCACTCTCTCCATGCTCATCACCAGTGTGGTCTACGACCGGCTTTTTGTCAAGGCCGCGCGAAGGTACACCAATAACCCAAGAGGCATCACCCTCCTCACGAGGATGGGCATCGGGCAGGTGATCCAAGTCGtgaccatggcgacggcggcgctcacCGAGAACCGGCGCCTGAGCTACGCGCGGAGCCTTGGGCTGGACGTGACCGGCGGCCAGCTCCCCCTCACGATCTTCGTCCTCCTGCCACAGTACGTGCTGATGGGCCTGGCGGACGGGTTCGTGCTGGCCGGCGAGATCGAGTTCTTCTACGACCAGGCGCCCGAGAGCATGAAGAGCCTCGGCACGGCGCTGTCGCTCACGGCGTACGGCGTGGGCAACGTCCTTAGCAGCTTCTTCTTGTCGCTGGTGGCAAGGGTGACGCGCGAGAGGACGGGCAAAGCCTGGGTGTCCAACAACCTCAACGCCTCACACCTCGACTATTACTACACGTTCCTCACGTTGCTCGCGGTCGCCAACTGTGTCGCCTTTGCTGCGCTCGCCAGCAGGTACAAGTACAAG GTGGAATCTACTCAGACCATCAGCATCGACATGGACATGCAGCTGAAGCGATAG